AGAATGAGTTTTATGCTTACTGCTTCAAAGTCATAAGAGCATTTTACAAAAGAgagtttatagtttaaaataagCATTCTTGTTGTTTTctctacttttaaaaaatgtttcaatatGCCAACTTATATGTAATAATGAGAATACAACATGCAAAATCTTGTTTTCACTCTGAAGCACACCATTACCATTTGAAATGCTCTTCCTACTAATCAACTTGTGAAAAAGTGTTAGCCCATTACAAGTGAAAGGCTGTTAGCATGAAGCAAGaacagtgaaataaaaaaaatctactttgtAGTTCCAGTTTTTTATAGAATAACTGATAGTCAATATCAGCATTTGAAAATAATATGAACATGAAAAGAACACTTCTAATTGTATCATAAAGAGAATCAAAgacatttttaagaattttttaattcttaaaaaaaaattatgaaccaATCAGGTGTtgctttattttttaatagttttgatataaaagggagataatttatcaGCAACAATGCTAATGAAAACACAACTAATATTACCGGGTAATCCCTTTcttatcaaattttaaacatttttcaccattttttaaattacaaatatcaGCTTATTGGTATTGTAAAAAGAACAAAACCTGATTTAATATgcataataaataataaaaggtTCCTGATAAAATTCCAGATATGATCATCTTGTGacaactttttttcttcttcagaaaaGTATTAGAGATGATTATGTCCCTAGAAGTAAATTAGAAGAAGCAGAGAATGACTTGCAGGTGAATTTGTATTCTGTCACATCTAAATATATTAATAAGTTACATGTTTTGCTACACAATAATTGTGCTATCAGtcttataaatgaatatattttctttctaagTCTGATATTATTTAGGTTCTTGTATTGATAGGGAATTTGAAACCAGTTCAGAAAATAAGTGATATAACACTCATGGATATTATAGGACAACATATCTAACTCATAATGTTTTCATGTAACAGTTTGTGAAACTTAATTCTGGCAGTTGATCTGCTGACATACTGCATTCACTTTTTCATGACAAcagataccagtattataattatatatataaatgggttttaaatatttagagcggtaatgttttttttcactaaatttaAAAAGGATTGTTTTAACCAAATGGCAGAGCATTAACACTAAACATTTGGGTAGTTGAGATGATGTCCTTACTAAAACAGATTAAAGGGTTAAAACAATtacaatgttttttctttttttttcaatagatttttaaaagttttcccatttaaatacatgtaccatTGAAATAGACCTATGGTGGTTCGTTTGAATAAACTACCCATTTCTTCTCATGTAACCCTAAATCATAAGAAAGCTATGGACCCACATGAATTATTTTGCTGATCTTCATTCTCACTCTTATAAATTTGATCAGGAGGAGAGGTTATCTCATTTAAATACAAAGAAACAACTGAATGATGTATCTGACAGACTGGAGTTTGCATTAGGAGAAATAGAAGTTGTTACCAAACAGATAGAAAGAGAAAAGGCAGCTTTTCAGAAAGcgtaagaaattttaaaataatttatttgttgttCAACTAAGTGGTAAAGGCATATTGTAACCCGTGTCTGTTTTTATACGcccatcaaaattttgacgggaggtattatggtatacaaatgtccggtgtccatccgtctgtccagCTGTCTGTCCGGCGTATACATGTCACACCATagcttgagaacgacttatccaaatttcatgaaactttatatagttgtttcttatgatggtcaaatgatctttatactttttggtgaaaataagattaaaactttttgagttacggcactttgtaactaaaacaggggtgtgtttttttcacatgtcacaccgtatctcaaaaacgagttttgattattgctttaaactttacacacttcttagttatattaatcgtaagatctgtatactttttggtgatgattcaaaatttcatttttgagttattaagtattttttttacatgtcacaccgtatctcaaaaatgatttatgattattgcttaaaactttacacacttctttgttatattaatctaaagatctgtttactttttggtgatgattcaaaattttgtttttgagtatttgagtattttgtaaaaaagggggaggtttaaTTTACATGTCCAGCCATATcccaaaacaatttatgattattgcttaaaattttacacactctttgttatattaatctaaagatctgtatactttttggttttgattcaaaattttatttatgtgatatttagttttttgtaataaaaaaaagggaggggggggtttcacatgtcccgccatatctcaaaaacaatatatggttattgcttaaaagaTTCTCAGAAACTTTTtgtgattattgcataaaacttccacacaaggggaagggcgtatcatgcgctcatggcacagctgtttattcAATCATTCCATCCCCTAAAATCAAACAATtgtcaagacttttttttttctttatgccAGCAGATATTGATCTGATTTTTAGTACATTAGTCAATTTAGTGTATAATGTTTGTGTTGCATACTAGTTAATTAACTTTTTGCTGAGTTATGGCCCTTTGACTCCATGCAAAATTTTCCTATCAGGACTTTTTCTGTACTGTTAGTAGTTCTTGatctgatttttgtcgagccttcgactttagtcaaaaaagcgagactaagcgatcctacattccgtcggcggcagcggccacaaatattcactctgtggttaaagtttttgaaattttaataactttcttaaaccatactgaatttctaccaaacttggacagaagcttgtttatgatcataagatagtatccagaagtaaattttgtgaaaataaaattccattttttccctattttacttataaatggacttagtttttctgcgggaaaacattacatacactctgtggttaaagtttttaaaatttaaataactttgttaaactatccttgatttctaccaaacttggacagaagcttatttatgatcataagatagtatccagaagtaaattttttgaaaataaaattccattttttccgtattttacttataaatgcacttagtttttctgcgggaaaacattacatcactctgtggttgtagtttttaaaattttaataactttcttaaactatccttggtttgtaccaaacttggacagaagcttgtttatgatcataagatagtatccagaagtaaattttgtaaaatgacaaatccattttttccatattttactttaaatggactttttttctgccaggaaacaacacattcactctgtggttaaatttttaaaaattttgataactttcttatactattttttatttgtaccaaactaagacagaagcttgtttatgatcaaaagctagtatctagaaggaaattttgttaatattttgtacctgtgtatctgtattttacttataaatggacttagtttttcttccagttaacattacatccagtctgcagttaaagtttttaaaacatttattagattcataaactatccaggattttttaccaaacttggacagaagcttccgACAATCCAAACATGGTATCAagtggaatatttttattgattttttccctcatttttgttgatcctgcaatttacagcaaaagtaggcgagacactgggttccgcggaacccttacaaattttttagtaaataaatattgtaaatggtTGTCTGACATATCCAGTATGTTTTTTGTTTcaataggctatttgccaattcctGTAATTGACTctgtaattagagatccctatttcagttgtctcccttatgagggacattaattgttatttataatggagagctagcagaacgagcaaatttacctgtgcatAATGTGAGTTAtctttaaggttttcaaatcttttaattacattaatttgttgttaatctaaatacttttgacatcagaaattatttttcatgaaaaatttgtaaaactgctgatacatcactttcaatttaTCATACTTTGCAATGGCAAAAGCTAATTTTGTCCGGaatggaaccagtctacgatttaaaaaatgtgtaataacagaatcaaattgGTTATTGACAAATGGACTATTGATCGACTTATCACAGAATGAAGGTCCTTGGACATAgaaaattttatcacaatttaGTTTTATTGAACAGACTTTATTTTGTAATGACTGCAGATCTGGaagttgtttaaatttcaaacaaaGATGACCTACtgatattctttgttttttttgttttttatttagatttgggACAGTTCAGACAAAAGCCATCCAAGAAACATCAAAGTCAATAAAACTGGAACGCAAATATACAGGTGAGTTGATGCAGGAACTAGTAGTCAGTAAGTAGATAATTCAACAACTCTTATTTTCCATATATTATAAATCAttgttaattttgttatattttttatgctCCCTTCATCATGGCAAGTGACATCCTTGACCACATGATCTTAGTTTCTACTCTAATTTAAGATTCCCtcgtccaatttttttttataaaattcattcACAATGCTTAGAACCACAACACTCAGACAGAGTCTAGaatctagagttatgtccctttatgaCTTTGAAAATTACAAAgccttcttctttttcttttttttttactacataataattttattcatcaaatattgctTGTTACATAAACCATCAAGATTCCAAGCTTCTCTTGACGAACCCTGTTACAATCCACTGACTACCCAGGGAATAATCAGCTGATTAAATTAActgacatacattttgtttacaaaactctatattaacaatataaaaaaattattcattgattatgtttcttttaatttaaagtaACATTGGACTTATTGTCTTATGTCCATTAATATTGGTATCTACTCTCTTGGTGTATTCATTAACAAAAATTCAGTAGACGtctatgttttttgttttcttctcagATACATAGCCCTCTTCTTTTATTGAGCTATAAAGTAGCTGTTCttgctgatctttgaaaatatacAATCACTGACCAAGTGCTTAGTTCACATAGAAAACCTTTTCTTGTTTGTCAACagtatacaaataaatttcatccAACAATAAACAAACTGGTCAAAATCTAGCTTTATCATGTATAAGCATCAAAAACACTTTGCCCAAAATTGGGGTCTCTGTCAAAATAAAAAGTGTTGTTTATGCTTAATTGATTAGCAGACAAGTTAATGTTATGTTAAACATTCAAATTTATGTTTTACAGATGTAACAAAACAGTGTGAAAAACAGCAAGATGATTTAGAATCAAAAACTGAAGAATTAAAATTTTTGGAAGGCAAAGTAAAAGAACAGGAAGTTGTTTATAAGAAGAAATTGAATGAACTAGAAATTCAAAAGAAACAGGATCGGTATATAGCCAAAATGATGGAAGACCAGAgcagaagaaaaaataaaactaaaactagTTTATTGACTCAAAAGTGACGGAAAATGATTATAAACATGCTAAATTATGATATTGGCAGCTATTAATTTGTATACTATTTATAAAATTGCTGCCGCTGTAAGAGTTGAAATAAGTAATTATGGTACATGTACAATTGTATGAAGATTTGGAAATAGAGCAAATGATATTTCTGTCTGACATGACATACTGTTGATTTTTAATACATCACAAAAGTAACATAGAATAAAGTTTGTGGATTAATAGGTCTAAGAAAGCTAGGTGtgatttatatatgttatgtttgatATATGTATTCTTTATGAAAGTAGATTAATGATGATGATTTGATGTAGCCACGTGTCTGTTATTGATgcctatttttcattttttggtgttCCCTGTTGCCATCTCATTGAGGTACAATTTTTCAATTGTTGGTGTTCACTGTTTCTATCTCATTGATGccaatttttcagtttttggtgtTCCCTGTTGCCATCTCATTGAGGTacaatttttcagtttttggtgtTCCCTGTTGCCATCTCATTGAGGTacaatttttcagtttttggtgtTCCCTGTTGCCATCTCATTGAGGTacaatttttcagtttttggtgtTCCCTGTTGCCATCTCATTGAGGTACAACTTTTCAGTTTTTGGTGTTCCCTGTTGCTATCTCATTGAGGTACAATTTTTCAGTTTTAGGTGTTCCCTGTTGCCATCTCATTGAGGTacaatttttcagtttttggtgtTCCCTGTTGCTATCTCATTGAGGTACtgtacaaacaaaatattttacaatcatTTTCTTTACTTGGAAAATTGTGATGGGATAggttttttcaaaaatgttctgTATGAACTGTTTCTCCTATCAATGCCAAAAATTGTGATGgtatatgttttgtaaaaataaaaacttgtttttttaaagcattatttgTATGCAGTGTTTCTTGATATCACAATGGTTAATCTCCCATATTTCAGTTGTTCAACAATCACTGTATAAATAGAGGACGCAAAAAATTTCTGAGTTAACAATATACAAAACATCTCCTTTCGTTTATATACACAGTCTCTTCAGTCATGaaaatattatatatcattcattTAAAGATGTCAAATGGAGAGTGAAGTTATTACAATGTATTTACCTGATATTTATATGCAAGACTCTAATGAAAGTTACAACAAAAGAATTGGATTAATTGTTCATGCTTgcaaatgaaaaatgttgaaaaacagAACAATTATTTCCTTATTACTTTGTATAATAAACTAAAAGAATGATCCttctttaaataatgtttttgttaCTGTGTGGCTATTATTTAAACTTTCCTAGTGGTAGCAATAGCTTATCACAAAATAATCCAGGTCAAGGTGACTTTCTGTGGAAATATGACAGGAAATTCTGATGGTGAACATGTTGTCTGGCAGGGCTCATATGTCCTTTGCACTATTTTTTGTGGTCGATGTTCAATTTTCACAAATCAGTTTGTTTCTCAGATGATACAAACAATAGCCCTCACCCCTGTATGTGGTGCGACGTATGATTGTATAATGGTGAACATATCTGCCTTGCTTGTGCCTGGACATGATCTTGAACTCAATTTCATGAATACTATTAAATGTATGGGATGCTTACAGTAAAACCTTAATAATCTAGACTTCCAACATAAGTTGAATTGCAATATGTAAAGCAGatgagacatttcagcatgctcactcttgttttattttcaagTGATCTGATTAATGAAAATACTAAATTCTATAATTCTAAAAAACTGAATGCTTTAGGAGAGGATGACCTCATTAAACAATGTTGATGAATGGAAAAGATTTTTTCCACTAACCGTGTTGGGGACATATAAATATTGGGTGTCCCTATGTCTGTCCTGAATTGTAAGTACTCTAACATGTACAATTCTTACTAGTTTTTGAAATGTCATTtaaggtttatatcagcaatgtcttgaaAGAATTAATAAAGTGCTAACTAGTTATTATTTAATTGAttaagagttatgtcccttggacaTATAAgtcatataaaaaatgtataatttgtaaCTGTCTCAAGTCGACATTTCTTGTAGGattgtaataaaattgatgtCAAAGGTTTTTATAAGCCATGTCTGGgctgatttattaaaaaaaaaaaaaagagcaataTGCTtctcaattatttttatttgagttATGTCcaatgaaaatgtaaaattacATAAGGAATTGAATATTTAGAGCATTCAGGTCAACATCTATTATgtctttatgtagacgaaactcacGTCTGgcatacttaattataatcctggtacc
The window above is part of the Mytilus galloprovincialis chromosome 4, xbMytGall1.hap1.1, whole genome shotgun sequence genome. Proteins encoded here:
- the LOC143071289 gene encoding spermatogenesis-associated protein 24-like translates to MESSVSVTETVDLPSHILVQNQMQDIIFTQKNVIEKLSQDLSSHEDFMRESFASKSIYEEELKNLQKSIRDDYVPRSKLEEAENDLQEERLSHLNTKKQLNDVSDRLEFALGEIEVVTKQIEREKAAFQKAFGTVQTKAIQETSKSIKLERKYTDVTKQCEKQQDDLESKTEELKFLEGKVKEQEVVYKKKLNELEIQKKQDRYIAKMMEDQSRRKNKTKTSLLTQK